One Epinephelus lanceolatus isolate andai-2023 chromosome 17, ASM4190304v1, whole genome shotgun sequence genomic window carries:
- the prph2b gene encoding peripherin-2b, protein MPFMPVKFNLQKRVKLAQGLWMIYWLSVIVGILIFSLGIFFKIELRKRSEMMDNNESHLVPNLLILVGLLACGVNAFGGKVCHDSLDPIKFAKWKPMLKSYLLLCCGFNALLLLTALFCFLMQFAVYLTLAEGLKNSIKFYKDTDTPGRCFMKRTLDMTQIEFRCCGNNNFRDWFEVQWISNRYLDMSNDQVKDRVLSNVEGKYLMDSVPFSCCNPGSPRPCIQHHLTNNSAHYDYDHRIEELNIWTRGCREALFAYFSSMMTSIGVLIIATIFLESADMAGLKYLTTALETMEDPENPECESEGWLLEKGVKETFGELLAKLKTMGKANQVEEGAAEAAT, encoded by the exons ATGCCGTTCATGCCAGTGAAGTTCAACCTGCAAAAGCGGGTGAAGCTGGCTCAGGGTCTGTGGATGATCTACTGGCTCTCTGTCATCGTGGGCATCCTCATCTTCAGCCTGGGCATCTTCTTCAAGATCGAGCTGCGGAAGAGAAGCGAGATGATGGACAACAACGAGAGCCACTTAGTGCCGAACCTGCTGATCCTGGTGGGCCTGCTGGCCTGCGGGGTCAACGCCTTCGGAGGAAAGGTGTGCCACGACTCTCTGGACCCCATCAAGTTCGCCAAGTGGAAGCCGATGCTGAAGTCGTATCTGCTGCTGTGCTGTGGCTTCAacgcgctgctgctgctgacggCGCTGTTCTGCTTCCTTATGCAGTTCGCCGTGTACCTGACGCTGGCCGAGGGTCTCAAGAACAGCATCAAGTTCTACAAGGACACTGACACGCCGGGACGTTGCTTCATGAAGAGGACACTGGACATGACGCAGATCGAGTTTCGCTGCTGCGGAAACAACAACTTCAGGGACTGGTTCGAGGTTCAGTGGATCAGCAACCGCTACCTGGACATGAGCAACGATCAGGTCAAAGA TCGTGTCCTCAGTAATGTGGAGGGGAAGTACCTGATGGACAGTGTCCCGTTCAGCTGCTGTAACCCTGGCTCCCCTCGGCCCTGCATCCAGCACCACCTGACCAATAACTCCGCCCACTATGACTACGACCATCGCATCGAGGAGCTCAACATCTGGACCCGAGGCTGCCGCGAGGCCCTCTTTGCCTACTTCAGCAGCATGATGACCAGCATCGGCGTGCTCATTATCGCCACCATCTTCCTGGAG tcagcaGACATGGCCGGGTTAAAGTACCTGACCACAGCTCTTGAGACGATGGAGGACCCAGAGAACCCGGAGTGTGAGAGTGAAGGCTGGCTGCTGGAGAAGGGAGTGAAGGAGACGTTCGGCGAGCTGCTCGCCAAGCTGAAGACAATGGGCAAGGCCAACCAGGTGGAGGAGGGCGCAGCGGAGGCTGCCACCTGA